A segment of the Cellvibrio sp. KY-YJ-3 genome:
GACGCTCAATAACAGTCACTTTCTCAATTGACTGCTCAAGCTCTTGAACAACAACCAGCTGCTTGGCAACTTGTTTTTCCATTTGGGTGTTAAACACACGAAGATCGTCAATCAACTTATTCTGTTGTTTGAATTCTTGTGTCAGATCGTCAGTTTCCTGAGCCAATCTGTCGATGCGCTTCTGGGAGTCTTGCGCCAAAGTAGTTTTGGCTTGACCCGCCTTAAGTACGGCATCCAGAGTTTGATCTGCCATGGCTACGCTACCCATTAGCGCGCCGGCAGAAAGCATCGTGGTCATTGCCACCGCTTTCAATCGCTGCTTTTTCATAATCCCCCCAACTGGGTGTTCAATCAAGTGAGTTTGCGGCAACAGGCTGCCACAGACGCGTTATCCACGTAGCCTCTTCGAGGCGGCTAAGAACGGCGGCATTGTAATAAGCGACATAGCCTACTTCCAATGATTTATCCTTATACCTTCTACATGTGTATTTAGGTATCAAACCGGTAACACATTACCTTTCAAAATAAGCGAACCGGTAACACAAAAAATTAAAACAACAAAAACCACAACGAAAAAAATCAAAAAAAGACAAATGCATTTAATTAGGCGTTTCGCCGATAAACCAAAAAGCGGTGGGGTAGCTGCGCAGATTCCTCGCCGGCTATTGACGACTCAAGAGACCAAATCCGCATATCCGGTAATGAAAAAAAAGCATCTCCCTCTGGCTCAATACCCACCTCGGTTAAATACACCTTATCTACCAAGGGAAGAGCTTCTCGATAAATTTGCGCACCACCAATAACCATTGCCTCTTCAGCGCCCGACTCATTGCATGCAGCAACCTTAAGCGCATCATCAAGACTATGTACGACCACCAAATCAGATGATGCGTTCCATGACTTATCGCGCGTCACTACAACATTCATGCGCCCCGGCAAAGACCGACCGATAGACTCATAGGTTTTTCTCCCCATGATTACAGGCTTACCCATGGTCACTGACTTAAAGTATTTCAGATCTTGGGGGAGGTGCCATGGCAAACGATTTTCTATACCGATGACACCATTTTTTGCTGCCGCCACAATAATGGCTAGTTTCATGCGGAGCCTTCGCCTTTTTATTAAAACTTAAATTTGCCAACAACCTACAACTACCAACTAGACGGCAATAGGCGCAACTATGCGAGGATGAGGATCATAGCCTTCAAACTCAAAATCTTGTAATTCGTACCCAAATATCGAATCAGGTCGACGCGAGATTCTTAGTGTAGGCAAGTTTTTGGGAGTGCGTGTTAATTGTTCGTAAACTATGTCGTCAGAGATATGATTGTTGTACAAATGGCAGTCGCCAAAAGTATGCACAAAATCACCCACGCCCAAATCACACTGCTGCGCAATCATATGCGTCAGCAATGCGTAACTGGCAATATTAAAAGGCACACCGAGAAATAAATCCGCACTGCGCTGATACAACTGACAAGACAGTTTTCCATCAGCAACATAAAATTGAAACAAGGTGTGACATGCTGCAAGCGCCATACGTCCCTGCTCCACATTTTGCTGTGGACTCATGGATTCGTCGGGTAAATCAGCAGGATTCCAAGCACTGACAATCAAGCGCCGCGAGTAGGGATTCTTTTTTATCTGGGCAATAACCTGGGAAATTTGATCTATTGTAGAGCCATCCGGGCAAACCCAGCTACGCCACTGCTTGCCGTAGACAGGTCCCAAATCACCACTTTCTGTTGCCCACTCATTCCAGATATTGCAGCCGCGTTCTTTGAGCCAGTTCACATCAGTGCGCCCTTGCAAAAACCACAACAACTCAACGATGACACTCTTTAAATGCACCGTTTTAGTTGTTACCAAAGGAAACCCTTTGCCAAGATCAAAACGTAGCTGCCGACCAAAAACTGAACGAGTTCCAGTGCCGGTTCTATCCCCGCGAGTGACGCCGTTTTCTACGACATCACGCATTAAATCAAGATACTGCTTCATTCAATAACCCGTCAAAAATTGTCATTTATTTAGCGCTATCGCTTTTACCAGTCACCACATAGGCATATATCAACAGCCCAAGCCCCACGGCAAACATTGGGAGGCAAAGCAACTGACCGCGAGTCATCCAGCCCACCAGCGCCACCCCTTTATCGGGCTCACGCACAAACTCCGTCGCGAAACGAAAACTGCCATAGGCGATAAGAAATATGCCAGAAATAGCTCCGCGTGGGCGCGGCTTGGCGGAGAACCAAAACACAATAATGAACAGCAGCAAACCCTCCAGACATGCCTGATAGAGCTGGCTGGGGTGGCGACCTACGCCTTCCGGATCCATGGCCTTGGGAAAAACAATAGCCCATGGAACATCGGTAACTCGCCCCCATAATTCCTGACCGATAAAGTTGCCCAAGCGACCGAAACCCAAGCCGAGCGGCACCATTGGGGCCACAAAATCCATGAGCCCGATAAATGAGCGATCAATACGTTTGGCATAAATCATCATGGCAACAATTACACCAAGAAGACCACCATGAAATGACATCCCCCCCTCCCATACGCGGAAGAGCCAAAGCGGATCGGTCAACCAATAGTCAAAGTTATAAAACACGACATAGCCAAAACGGCCACCGAGGATGACGCCGAAAGCGCCATAGGTAATCAGATTTTCAACCTGAGCTTTGTTGATCAAAGCGCCGGGCTGTTTTGCGCGATGCATAGCTACAAGCCAGGCGCTGACAAAGGCAAAGAGGTACATGATTCCGTACCAATGCACTTTAAATGAACCAAGAGAAAACGCGACGGGATCTATATCGGGGTATTGCAGCATAAACAGTTAGACCTGACTCATCCGGCGTGGGGCCGGGATTATGACGCTGATTTATGACAAAACTATATTTTTTACGCTCAATTACTATCGGAAGTGACTGGCCGAATCAAACGGGTCAACCCGGTATCGCGCAACTCACGAGCGATGTGATCGCGAATCTGATCGCCATTGGACATACTCATCACCTCTGCCAACAGCTGTTTGGCGCGCGCAAAGGTGATCCCTCTAATCACGGATTTGACCTTGGGTAGGTTCGTTGCATTCATAGATAACACGTCGAAGCCCATGGCCATCAACAGAATGGCAGCCCCCGGATCACCCGCCAACTCACCGCAAATACTGACACTAATACCCGCATCGTGGGCGGCATAGACAATGTATTGCAGGGCGCGTAATACCGCGGGATGAAAGGCCTGGTATAAATCTGCTACTTGCGCGTTATTGCGATCCACCGCAAGCAGGTATTGTGTCAGGTCATTACTGCCGACAGATAAAAAGTCCACCTTGCGCGACAACTCCGGCGCCAGATAAACAGCGGCTGGCACCTCAATCATTACGCCGACCTGCGGTTTTCGAACCCTATACCCCTCTTCGAGCAATTCCTTGTGCACACGCTGAATAAGCCCCTTGGCTGCATCAACTTCCTGCATATTGGTAATCATGGGCAACAAAATACGCAAATTGTCCAAGCCCTCACTGGCCTTGATCATCGCGCGGATTTGCGCCAAAAATATCTCGGGATGATCAAGCGTCACCCGAATGCCACGCCAACCAAGAAAAGGGTTGTCTTCCTCAATAGGAAAGTAAGGCAGGGCCTTATCACCACCAATATCAAGAGTGCGCATAGTGACAGAATGGGGGGCAAATGCCTCTAACTGCTCGCGATAAATTGCCCGCTGTTCTTCCTCACTGGGAAATCGATCACGCAACAAAAACGGCACTTCTGTGCGGTACAACCCAACACCTTCTGCACCGCGCTCCAATGAACGCACCACGTCAGCCATCAAACCGGTATTGACATGCAGCGGTAAACGGAAGCGATCCTGGGTTTCGCAGGGCAAATTTTTAAGCGCCTCCAAGCCCTTCACCAAGGCCTGCTCTTCCAGATAGATAGCCTTATAGTGCTTGCGCAGCTGGGCACTAGGGTCGCAGTACACCGCTCCCTTATAGCCATCCACAATGACCGGGCGGCCATTCATTTGCGCATAAGGCAAATCCACCGCCCCCATTACCGTGGGGATATCCATCGCCCTCGCCAGGATTGCAACATGGGAGTTTGATGAGCCCAATACCGACACCAAACCCGCCAGCTTTTCCTTGGGAATTTCGCCCAGCATGGAAGCCGTTAGCTCCTCGCCGATCAAAATAGTTTTGTCGGGGTAGACGCGAGCTTTCTGATTGGACTCTTGCAAATAAGCCAACACACGACGCCCCAAATCACGCACATCGGTAGCGCGCTCGCGCAAATAGGGATCATTCATGCTGTTAAAGATGGTTTCGTGTTCGATGATCACCTCGCTCCAGGCATAGGGTGCATTGGCACCTTTGCGGATACGGTCAGTGACTTCGCGGGCAAGCGATGCGTCATCCAACATTGCGAGATAAGCATCAAACAGCGCCTGCTCTTCGCGATTAATTCGCGCACGCAACTGCTCACCGAGGGATTTAATATCCTCGCGCACCGCAGTGAGGCTGCGCTGGAAAAAGACAATTTCCGCCTCAACATCCTTACAAACCTGATAAGGCACCGCGCGCAGATCAGCCGTGGGCGTGAACACCACCGCCTCACCTATAGCGATGCCGGATGCACCAGAGACACCGAGGAATTTAGCTTGCGTCGCCTTGGCGCCGGGCGGAACTATGCCCCCGGTAGCTTCAGCGTGGGCAATAACACCAGCCAACTGCGCTGACATAGTTACTAAAAACGCTTCTTCTCCCTCGTCAAAACGGCGCTGATCAGCCTGCTGGACAACCAACACCCCCAACACCTTGCGATGATGGATAATTGGCACCCCCAAGAAACTGCTGTAACGCTCTTCGCCCGTCTCCGGGAAATATTGATAACTGGGGTGCGCTTCGGCATGCTCCAGATTGATCGGCTCCTCACGCACCACCACGCGCCCAACCAACCCCTCGCCTGCCGCCAGACGAACCTTGCCCACCGCATCAGCATTTAGGCCATCAGTGGCCATCAGCACATAATCACCTTTGAGGTCGCGCAGATAAACAGAGCAAACCTGGGTTTTCATCACCTCTTTGACTCGCGACACAATAATCGCCAACGCCGATTTCATATCGCGCGCGGCGTTTACTTCCTGAACGATGGACCTAAGTGAGTTCAACATAGAGTCTGGATTGAGCCTGTTAAAAGATGATTCGGGTTAGCGAGCGCGAGTGCGGCGATCCTCGTGCAGCGAATGGAATAATGACAGCTCTTTGAGCGCACGACGGTAAACATCGCGTTTAAAAGACACAACCTTGCCCAGCGGATACCAATAGCTAACCCAGCGCCAGTCATCAAACTCGGCGCGACCGCCATTGTTGAGGCTCACTTTATTGTCGTCACTGCGCAAGCGCAGCAGAAACCACTTTTGCTTTTGTCCTACGCAAAGCGGCATAGAGTTATGGCGCACCAGACGATGTGGCAGGCGATAGCGCAGCCAACCACGAGTGCACGCCAGTATTTCTACATCCTCGCGACGCAACCCCACTTCCTCATAAAGTTCGCGATATAGTGCTTGCTCGGGGGTTTCGTTAGGATTAATCCCGCCTTGCGGAAACTGCCATGCATCATGCCCGCCCACACGGCGCGCCCACAACAACTGGCCCTGATCATTAGTCAGAATGATGCCCACATTGGGGCGAAATCCGTCGGAATCTATCACGGGGGGAATCATCCATATAAAGAGTTTTGCTGATGGAGCCGCTAACTGCGCGCACAAAAAAGCAGCAGCCATGTTCCACGAAATAGCGTTTTCCGCACTATATCAGGCTTGCTCAAAGCCGCAACCCTGAATCTTGGAAATGGTTTTGTGATTGAGTGCTCACAGCACTCTCGCTATCCTAGCGCCCCCTTGATCGCGCCCAAGGCCGATGCAAGCCCCACTTCGAACGACATGAGGATTACCCCTGTGGCATTGGCTATTTTTGATCTCGACAACACCCTGATTGCAGGCGACAGCGACTACAGCTGGGGCGTTTTTTTGGTAGAGAAACAATTAGTTGACGCCGAAACCTACCGGATTGCCAACGAGCGCTTCTATCAGGATTACAAAAATGGCACCCTGGACATTCGTGCCTATCTGGAATTCTCACTGGCACCACTGACCCGCTTTACTCAGAATGAACTGCGTGAGCTGCACGCGGAGTTTATGCAACAACATGTTGAGCCGCTGATGCTCAACAAAGCCGAAGCGCTGCTGCGCCAGCACCGCGAACAGGGCGATCACCTGTTAATTATCACCGCCACCAACGGCTTTATTACCCGCCCCATCGCCAAACGCTTGGGCGTAGCCGATATTCTAGCCACCGACCCGGAAGTAATTGATGGACGCCATACTGGCAAGTTTGTTGGCACGCCCTGCTTTCAATCCGGCAAAATCACCAACCTGCAGGAGTGGCTTAAACACACCAATCACTCATTAAAGGGTGCGTATTTCTACAGTGACTCGATCAACGATTTACCTTTGCTGGAATTAGTGGACAAGCCGGTGGCAGTCGATCCGGATGAGCGTCTCACCGCTATCGCTAATGAGCGCAACTGGAACATCATCAGCCTGCGCGACTAGCGCACAGGCTTGATCAGAGGAAAAACTAAGCGAGGTAAACCCGGGCAAACACGGCTTTAAGATAATCCGTTTCAGGAATAGCCGGGTGAATCGGGTGATCCGGTCCCTGCCCGCCTTGACCGATGATCTGCACATGGCGATCCAAATGGCGACCCGACGCACGCACGATTTCCAGTAGCGTGTCCTTGCCCAAATGCATAGAGCAGGATGCCGACACCAGCAAACCATCGCGCCCTAAAAGACGCATACCCAATTCATTGATATGGCGATACGCCGCCTCGCCGGCTTTTTGATCTTTGCGCTTTTTGATAAACGCGGGAGGATCAAGCACCACTACATCAAAGCGCTCCTCGGAGGCGATCAACTCCTTCAGCACATCAATTGCCTTACCCTGAATCGCCGCCACTTTGTCGGCGACACCATTGAGCTGGGCATTCTCAAGCACCGCATCGGTCGCAGCTTCTGAAGCATCGACACAGAATACTTCGCTCGCACCAGCTACCGCCGCCTGCACCCCCCAACCGCCAATATAGGAAAACACGTCCAACACGCGCTTGCCCTGCACATATTGTTGTAACAAAGCGCGATTCATACGGTGATCATAAAACCAACCGGTTTTTTGGCCGCCGCGTACTGGCGCCATAAACCGCGCGCCGTTCTCAATCAATTCCACCGACTCAGGCACCTCACCGTAGGCCACCTCGGTGTATTCAGACAACCCCTCCAAACCGCGCGCACTGTGCTCATTGCTCAGCAACACCCCCTGTGGCTTGAGCACCTGTACCAGCGCTTCAACAATCTCATCCTTCACCAGCTCCATGCCCGCACTGGCAATCTGCACCACCAGATAATCGCCAAAACGATCCACTACCAAACCCGGAAGTAGATCGGCATCACCGTAAATCAACCGGTAATAAGGCTCGGGAAATGCCATCTCGCGCAGCGCCAGCGACTGCTTGATGCGATGCACCAACAGGGATTTATTAAGCGGGTATTTCTCATCGCGACTCACCAAGCGGCCGCAAATCAAACCATTGGGATTAATCAATGCAATCCCCAGTGCCTTGCCGCCCTGTGTTGTTACCAGTGCTTGCTGCCCCATAGCAAAAGTTTTGAGCGGCGATTTATCAACATCCACTTCGTTGCTATAAATCCACAAATGCCCCAGCTTCAGTCGACGATCGGCTTGGGGTTTTAAAATTAGAACTGGCAAATTCATGATAGCGCTCATCAGGCAAAATAAAGTGGCGCGATTATAAGCCTTGTGCGACCAACACACAGAAATAAAAAGGCGGAGCGTACAAAATGATCGCGTGTCAACTCGATGCAGCCGGCAAAATGCTAAGAAACGCACAAATATCAGGATATATGCGCCAGCCAGCGCATTTTTTGAACACGCGGGACTTTATCATTATAGGGATATACGCTAACGTAAGCTGTGGCGATAAGTACCAATAAGCTCAAGAGCTTAGCGCTGATTGTTTATGCCATTTATATCATTGAATTCACTACCTGCTTCCGCCTGAACTGCAATCCAGCGCGGCCGGTAACCTAGGAAGACACCATGCGAACCCTAAAAACAACGACGATTGTCAGTGCAGCGTTTCTAAGCCTGTTACTTTCCGCCTGCGGCGGCGGCGGCAGTTCACCATTAGACCCAAGGCCAACATCTTCAGGCGCAAGCACCAGCGCAGCGCAGCCTAGCTCAGGGGCGGCGAGTAGCGTGGACACAGTAA
Coding sequences within it:
- a CDS encoding dihydrofolate reductase, which produces MKLAIIVAAAKNGVIGIENRLPWHLPQDLKYFKSVTMGKPVIMGRKTYESIGRSLPGRMNVVVTRDKSWNASSDLVVVHSLDDALKVAACNESGAEEAMVIGGAQIYREALPLVDKVYLTEVGIEPEGDAFFSLPDMRIWSLESSIAGEESAQLPHRFLVYRRNA
- the ptsP gene encoding phosphoenolpyruvate--protein phosphotransferase — protein: MLNSLRSIVQEVNAARDMKSALAIIVSRVKEVMKTQVCSVYLRDLKGDYVLMATDGLNADAVGKVRLAAGEGLVGRVVVREEPINLEHAEAHPSYQYFPETGEERYSSFLGVPIIHHRKVLGVLVVQQADQRRFDEGEEAFLVTMSAQLAGVIAHAEATGGIVPPGAKATQAKFLGVSGASGIAIGEAVVFTPTADLRAVPYQVCKDVEAEIVFFQRSLTAVREDIKSLGEQLRARINREEQALFDAYLAMLDDASLAREVTDRIRKGANAPYAWSEVIIEHETIFNSMNDPYLRERATDVRDLGRRVLAYLQESNQKARVYPDKTILIGEELTASMLGEIPKEKLAGLVSVLGSSNSHVAILARAMDIPTVMGAVDLPYAQMNGRPVIVDGYKGAVYCDPSAQLRKHYKAIYLEEQALVKGLEALKNLPCETQDRFRLPLHVNTGLMADVVRSLERGAEGVGLYRTEVPFLLRDRFPSEEEQRAIYREQLEAFAPHSVTMRTLDIGGDKALPYFPIEEDNPFLGWRGIRVTLDHPEIFLAQIRAMIKASEGLDNLRILLPMITNMQEVDAAKGLIQRVHKELLEEGYRVRKPQVGVMIEVPAAVYLAPELSRKVDFLSVGSNDLTQYLLAVDRNNAQVADLYQAFHPAVLRALQYIVYAAHDAGISVSICGELAGDPGAAILLMAMGFDVLSMNATNLPKVKSVIRGITFARAKQLLAEVMSMSNGDQIRDHIARELRDTGLTRLIRPVTSDSN
- a CDS encoding HAD family phosphatase, translated to MALAIFDLDNTLIAGDSDYSWGVFLVEKQLVDAETYRIANERFYQDYKNGTLDIRAYLEFSLAPLTRFTQNELRELHAEFMQQHVEPLMLNKAEALLRQHREQGDHLLIITATNGFITRPIAKRLGVADILATDPEVIDGRHTGKFVGTPCFQSGKITNLQEWLKHTNHSLKGAYFYSDSINDLPLLELVDKPVAVDPDERLTAIANERNWNIISLRD
- the lgt gene encoding prolipoprotein diacylglyceryl transferase — encoded protein: MLQYPDIDPVAFSLGSFKVHWYGIMYLFAFVSAWLVAMHRAKQPGALINKAQVENLITYGAFGVILGGRFGYVVFYNFDYWLTDPLWLFRVWEGGMSFHGGLLGVIVAMMIYAKRIDRSFIGLMDFVAPMVPLGLGFGRLGNFIGQELWGRVTDVPWAIVFPKAMDPEGVGRHPSQLYQACLEGLLLFIIVFWFSAKPRPRGAISGIFLIAYGSFRFATEFVREPDKGVALVGWMTRGQLLCLPMFAVGLGLLIYAYVVTGKSDSAK
- the rppH gene encoding RNA pyrophosphohydrolase — translated: MIDSDGFRPNVGIILTNDQGQLLWARRVGGHDAWQFPQGGINPNETPEQALYRELYEEVGLRREDVEILACTRGWLRYRLPHRLVRHNSMPLCVGQKQKWFLLRLRSDDNKVSLNNGGRAEFDDWRWVSYWYPLGKVVSFKRDVYRRALKELSLFHSLHEDRRTRAR
- a CDS encoding thymidylate synthase translates to MKQYLDLMRDVVENGVTRGDRTGTGTRSVFGRQLRFDLGKGFPLVTTKTVHLKSVIVELLWFLQGRTDVNWLKERGCNIWNEWATESGDLGPVYGKQWRSWVCPDGSTIDQISQVIAQIKKNPYSRRLIVSAWNPADLPDESMSPQQNVEQGRMALAACHTLFQFYVADGKLSCQLYQRSADLFLGVPFNIASYALLTHMIAQQCDLGVGDFVHTFGDCHLYNNHISDDIVYEQLTRTPKNLPTLRISRRPDSIFGYELQDFEFEGYDPHPRIVAPIAV
- a CDS encoding class I SAM-dependent rRNA methyltransferase, which gives rise to MNLPVLILKPQADRRLKLGHLWIYSNEVDVDKSPLKTFAMGQQALVTTQGGKALGIALINPNGLICGRLVSRDEKYPLNKSLLVHRIKQSLALREMAFPEPYYRLIYGDADLLPGLVVDRFGDYLVVQIASAGMELVKDEIVEALVQVLKPQGVLLSNEHSARGLEGLSEYTEVAYGEVPESVELIENGARFMAPVRGGQKTGWFYDHRMNRALLQQYVQGKRVLDVFSYIGGWGVQAAVAGASEVFCVDASEAATDAVLENAQLNGVADKVAAIQGKAIDVLKELIASEERFDVVVLDPPAFIKKRKDQKAGEAAYRHINELGMRLLGRDGLLVSASCSMHLGKDTLLEIVRASGRHLDRHVQIIGQGGQGPDHPIHPAIPETDYLKAVFARVYLA